The following DNA comes from Legionella sp. PATHC032.
ACGTCTGAATCAAATTCAACCCGATATTTTATCTGCTGGCCCTTCCTATATTCATAAAGTATGTCAACTAGTACAAAAAGGACAAATAAAAATTGAGCCCAAAATTCTTTTTGTCGGAGGAGAGCCACTTTTCGAGCAGACCCTGACTTTAATCAAAGAAACCTGGCCTAAAGTGGATATTTTTAATGTATTTGGTTGTACTGAAGGGATGGTTGGGCTAAATTGCCGAGCGAATGTGGATGAGATGCATTTGAATGATGATCAATGCATTATTGAACCTCTGGATGAAAAAAATCGCCCTGTTGGCAAAGGAATCATGGTTTCCAAAATGTATATAACTAACTTATATAATTACACTTTGCCATTAATCCGCTATGAAAATTCGGATGAAATATTATTTTTAAATAAAACCTGCGATTGCGGCATCCAGCATCAGCTTATACAAACTCCTAAAGGTCGGCCTGGATGTGATTTTAATTATCCTGGTAATATTTTTGTACATCATTCGCTTTTCTTGGGAGCACTTTTACCAGAAAAAAATATTCAGGAATACCAGGTCGAACAAACAATCGATGGGGCTAATATCAGGGTTGTAACCACCGGTTTTATAAACAAGAGCCAATTGCAAAAGAATATACGCTTACGATTAAGCAAGGTTGGTTTGATGGATGCCCAAATAAATATCACTGAGGTACCTGAAATTAAATATTTGTATTCGGGTAAGCTGAATCGTTTTATACCATTGAATTCGACTGACAAATCATAGTGACAGGAATAATTTTCTCTATAGTAAAACACCAAGCTGAAAGTACTGTTAACCGCCCCCTTGATTTACTCTTGTTTGTCGATGAGGAAATCTCAAACAATTTAGATACCAAGATCTGTTTAGCTCAATTCCCGTCTGCACGTCTCGAAGCCTGTAAGGGATGGCCTTCGAGACGTGGCTTTTGCCACTCCTCAGGCCGAACGTAACCCAAAATGACATGTTCCTTGCTGCTTAAATTGTATGTGGCTATTAACAAGCAAACCGCAGCAGGTTAACTTTTAACAGGAATAAAAACGAAATATCAACAGAACCCTAATTTTCATCATAGCTACGTAAAACCAGGTGCGTGTTACTGCCTCCTGCGCCATAGCTGGAAACACCAGCCAAATAGTGTTTTTTTACTGTAGGGAAATCTTGAAATTCAGTGGCAATGTATATAGGAGAGTCTTCCAACATAAAATCTGGATTAGGAGTTTCAAAATTAATTGAAGGAACAATAGCCTTATTTTTGAGCATAAGTACTGTTTTGATGATTGAAGCCATACCGGACACGATGCCTGTATGACCCAGGTTACTTATTACTGAACTTATTGGGCACCTGTGTGTCTTTTTAACGTCTTTGAATGCTTTTTTCAGGGCATATATTTCTGTTGCGTCACCCAGTTTGGTTGAGGATCCATGAGCTGCAATATAATCCAGATCACCTGGCTCAACCTCTGCATTTCGCCAAGCAGACTGCAAGCAAGTATATTGGCCATGAACCCCTGGTGCCATAAATCCTTCTTTTGAAGAATTACCATCATTATTCAT
Coding sequences within:
- a CDS encoding phenylacetate--CoA ligase family protein; its protein translation is MSFYHLLIKEINHLVNRIYERNYNSATPDQLIWQHIQDYEKQFQKNQEAIYYSKEILEDLINKRLRAILLHAKSKSPWYKKTLAKINIENFTRERLGELPTINKTILMENWDAIVTDPKLSLNLVEKHLSKKNDSIDTLYLFSRYQVVSTGGSSGKRGVFIYDWDEWITFHTAFIRYPLYNYERTQIVTAKLNTNSRIVSLFVTNTAIAAYSLAKTFGRRDENMYFLPMAVTPLNIVITRLNQIQPDILSAGPSYIHKVCQLVQKGQIKIEPKILFVGGEPLFEQTLTLIKETWPKVDIFNVFGCTEGMVGLNCRANVDEMHLNDDQCIIEPLDEKNRPVGKGIMVSKMYITNLYNYTLPLIRYENSDEILFLNKTCDCGIQHQLIQTPKGRPGCDFNYPGNIFVHHSLFLGALLPEKNIQEYQVEQTIDGANIRVVTTGFINKSQLQKNIRLRLSKVGLMDAQINITEVPEIKYLYSGKLNRFIPLNSTDKS